In the Sandaracinus amylolyticus genome, TGGTACGGGAAGTACGGCTTGGCGTGCGCGGCTCCGATGGAGCACCCCGCGAGCGGTAGGATCACGCGATGGACGATGCGAGGTTTTGGGCGATCATCGATGCATCGCGACGCGGTTGCGACCATCGCAGCGCTGACGAAGCTCGGTGGCAGCCAGCGGTGCTCGAGAGATTGCTCCGCGCGCTGACGCCCGACGACATCGAGGCGTTCGCGCTCATCTTCGAGGCGCTCCACGCGCGCGCGTATCGATGGGACCTCTGGCACGCGGCCTACGTCATCGCGGGCGGGTGCAGCGATGATGGGTTCGCCGACTTCCGGTCGGGCCTGATCGGGCTCGGGCGCGAGGTCTTCGAGGACGCACTGCGCGATCCGCTCACGCTCGCGCGGTTGCCCCGCGACACGGAGCTCTCGCAGGAGGGGATGCGCTACGCGGCGAGGAGAGCTTACGAGGGACTCACCGGCAGGCATCTCGCGGTGGATGTCGTGCACGCCATCGAGCCCGCAGGCGGGCAGCTGGACGAGGAGGTGTTCCTCCGGAAGTACGCGGAGCTCGAGCGCCGGCTCGACCCGCGGTGATGCGTGCGAAACGGCGGGGCGACGGGCGCGCCCGTCCTGCTATTTCTCGGGCGTGTCCAAACCAGCTCGGTTCGTTGGGTTGCTCTTGGTGGTTCTCTCGTCGTTCGCGGCGAATGCTCGCGCGCAAGAGTGCGCCGAGGGTCGGGTGGCCAGCGAGCAGACCGCCGGGCGCTGTTGCTGGCCGGGGCAGGCGTGGGACGCGGCGAATGCGCGATGCTCCGGGCCGCCGTCGTGTCCCCATGGGCTCGTCGCCGAAGGCGACGCGTGCGTGGCGGCGATGCGGCGCCGCGGAGGTGTCTACGAGCTCGACGCACCCGCTGCGAACGCACCGAGCGCCTGGGGCGAGGAGCCCGGCGGACGAACTCCGGATGACGCTTCCCTGCGCCGCCTCTCCGTGCATCGCAGCGACGGCGGGCTCATCGCCGGCGGCGCGATCACGTTCGGGCTCGCCTATCTCGTGACCGGGGTCATCGGCACGATCGACGCCACCGCCGGCCGGAGCGTCGGGCTGTTCACGTGGCTGCCGCTCGCCGGACCCGTCCTCTGGGCCGCCGGCATGGGCGATGCCGTCGAGTGGGTCCTCGGATCGACCAGCGCGGCGCTCCAGACGCTCGGTCTCGTGCTGCTGATCGCCGGCGCCGCCGGGCACGACGTCGAGATCGATGCGTCGGAGGCGCTGGTCCTGCCTGGCGCACCGGGCGCCGACGTCGGCGCGACGCTGCACGTGCGCTTCTGAGCGCTACGGATTTCGTAGCGCTGCTGCGCGCACCACGCGGGTGCCGCCTGCGAGCACGTCGTGTCGGCCCTGGCGCAGCGGGCTCTTTCGGATCGTCACGACGATCGCGATCCACGCCGCGAGCGCGAGGATCGGGCCGAGGAACGGGATCGCGCCGAGCACGGTGAAGGCTTCGCGCGTGAGCGCCTGCTTCATCGTGACGCGTTCGCCCTCGGGGCCGACGACGCGCAGGCCGAGCGCGAGCTTGCCGAGGGTCGCGCCCACCAGCGCGTCGAGCAGCGCGAAGTACGCGAGCACGAGCAGCGCGCCCGCGATCAGCCAGTCGAAGCCGAACCCCATGAGCTGACCGAGCCCGACGTTCATCGCGACCACGATCGCGACGTCGATCGCGCGCGCAGCGAGACGAACGGGGAGCTCGGCGGGAACGAGCGAGTCGGCAGCCACGTGAACCTCCGGGTCGTTTCTCCTTCGACGCCCGGAGCGCGGCGATCTCATCGGTCGACGTCAGCGGGTAGGCAGGCCGCTCGCGAGGGCCGTGCACGCGAGCCCCGCTACGACCACCAGCCCGAAGGTCCCCTCGAACGCGATGCCGGTCGTCGAGAGCACGATCGCCGCCGCGACCCCGAGCACCGAGCCGAGCTGGCGGAGCGCTTGATGGATGGCGCTCCCGACGCCGAGACGATGCGCCGGCAGGTGTCGCACCGCCGCGCCGCTGAGCGTCGGAAGGAGAAGGCCCACGCCGGTGCCGGTCACCAGCACCGCGGGGAGCCAGATCGTCAGGAAGCTCGGCGGCGATCCGAGCGCGCGCAGGATCAGCAGACCGCCGAGCGCGTAGACGAGCCCGCCCACGCGGACGAGCGCGCGATGGCCGAAGCGCGCGCCCACGCGCCCCGCGACGATCGCCACCGGCACGACGACGAGCGGCCCCGGCGAGATCGCGAGGCCCGCGCGCACGAGGCCGTAGCCCCACGCGTTCGTCAGGAAGAACACGAACCCGAGGAACATCGCGGCGAACGCGATGCTGAAGATCGTCACCGCGACGTTCGCGGTCGCGAAGCCGCGATCGCGGAAGAGCCGCAGGTCGAACGAAGGCGCGGGGGCGCGCAGCTCGTGCACGACGAATCCCGCGAGCGCGAGCACGCCCACCAGGCCGGCCGCGAGCGACGTCGCGGGCTCGAACGCGCGCGCATCGAGGACCGCGAGACCGATCGCCGTCGCGCCCGCGATCAACAAGAACGTCGGCGCCGCGCGGGGGAGATCGGTCGCGCTCGCATCGCGCGACTCGGACAGCAGGCGCATCGAGAGCACGGCCGCGACGACGCCGATCGGCAGGTTGATCGCGAAGACCGATCGCCACCCGAGCGAGTCGACGAGCAGCGCGCCGAGCGAGGGCCCGATCGCCGCGGCCAACGCGCCGACCGCGCCCCAGAGCCCCGCGACGAGCGCGCGCTCTCGGACCTCGCTCGCCGCGAGCACGAGCGCGAGCGACGCCGGCAGCAGCGCGGCCGCGCCGGCACCTTGGAGCGCACGCGCCGCGACGAGGAACCCAGCGCTCGGGGCGAGCGCACACGCGACCGACGCCGCGACGAAGACACCGAGCCCCACGACGTACACGCGCCGCCGCCCGAGCTGATCTGCGAGCCGTCCTGCGGGCACCAGGAGCGCGCCGAACACGACCGTGTACGCGTTGAGCACCCACGAGATCGTCTCGAGCCGCACGTCCGCGAAGTCGGCGCGGATCGCGGGGAACGCGACGAAGAGCACGGTCGCATCGAGCGAGACCGCGAACACCGCGATCGAACAGATCGCGAGCACCAGGCGCGCCGCGGGGCTCACGTGATCACCACTTCCGTCTGCATCGTCTCTCCGATGTTGTATCTACAACCATCATCGCGTGCCGAAGGCCCGCGCTGGGCCGCGCGCCATCAGTCGCACTCGGGCCGGGCGCGACGCACCGGCTCTTCTTCACGCAGCGTGCGCGCGAGGAGCGGGAGCGAAGGCAGCGCCGCTGCGGCGCGCGCCTGGGCGCGCTCCCACGCCGGCACCGCCGCCTCGAGGAGCTTCGCGCCGCGCGCGGTGAGCTCGAGGCGCTTCTCGCGCCCGCCTTCACGACGCCGCACCAGCCCACCGGCCTCGAGCCGCGCGAGATCCCGGCTCAGCGTCGACTTCTCGATCTCGAGCGCGCGCGCGATCCGCG is a window encoding:
- a CDS encoding DUF4240 domain-containing protein codes for the protein MDDARFWAIIDASRRGCDHRSADEARWQPAVLERLLRALTPDDIEAFALIFEALHARAYRWDLWHAAYVIAGGCSDDGFADFRSGLIGLGREVFEDALRDPLTLARLPRDTELSQEGMRYAARRAYEGLTGRHLAVDVVHAIEPAGGQLDEEVFLRKYAELERRLDPR
- a CDS encoding RDD family protein, whose protein sequence is MAADSLVPAELPVRLAARAIDVAIVVAMNVGLGQLMGFGFDWLIAGALLVLAYFALLDALVGATLGKLALGLRVVGPEGERVTMKQALTREAFTVLGAIPFLGPILALAAWIAIVVTIRKSPLRQGRHDVLAGGTRVVRAAALRNP
- a CDS encoding MFS transporter yields the protein MSPAARLVLAICSIAVFAVSLDATVLFVAFPAIRADFADVRLETISWVLNAYTVVFGALLVPAGRLADQLGRRRVYVVGLGVFVAASVACALAPSAGFLVAARALQGAGAAALLPASLALVLAASEVRERALVAGLWGAVGALAAAIGPSLGALLVDSLGWRSVFAINLPIGVVAAVLSMRLLSESRDASATDLPRAAPTFLLIAGATAIGLAVLDARAFEPATSLAAGLVGVLALAGFVVHELRAPAPSFDLRLFRDRGFATANVAVTIFSIAFAAMFLGFVFFLTNAWGYGLVRAGLAISPGPLVVVPVAIVAGRVGARFGHRALVRVGGLVYALGGLLILRALGSPPSFLTIWLPAVLVTGTGVGLLLPTLSGAAVRHLPAHRLGVGSAIHQALRQLGSVLGVAAAIVLSTTGIAFEGTFGLVVVAGLACTALASGLPTR
- a CDS encoding MarR family winged helix-turn-helix transcriptional regulator, giving the protein MSAKPSVAPIARRIRDECLASPLRRLSRVVNAIYDEALRPIGLTVAQLNLLAAIAGLDEDATAARIARALEIEKSTLSRDLARLEAGGLVRRREGGREKRLELTARGAKLLEAAVPAWERAQARAAAALPSLPLLARTLREEEPVRRARPECD